Sequence from the Mauremys mutica isolate MM-2020 ecotype Southern chromosome 2, ASM2049712v1, whole genome shotgun sequence genome:
AGTGAAGCAATTTCCTCTTAAGGAGTtaaactcattttttttttatttttataaaatgtttttccCTCCGACGCAAGGGGCCAGATTCCTCAgttagttacactggtgtaagatgAATAGCGCAATAAAGCTGGTGTAAgttagaggagaatcaggctgattgaatcttaaaagaaaatgttataAAAAAGACAAGAGACACCAGCCCTGAATCACGGCTAAGCTACATGCTTTGGTTAAACTGGCGATTTCATTTTCATGGGTAAACTGCCGTCAATTTTCATTTAAACCAGCCTTTACAAATATCcagtttttctttcaaaattttgaaggcagactttttttctttatgCTTCTCATACATATCCTTCTCTCCTGGCAGCAGAGCCTCCTTATTGGCAATCTTTCTTATTATCTCAGCTACTTCCCTCACTTCCCTCAGCGATTTTATCCTTTCTTGGTACCCAGGCTTTAATTCCTGTTGTTCTGACATGATCAGCAGGTCAATGTATTCCGGCGTGGACAGCGGGTTGGGTTTCAAAGCAATTGCTTGCAGACGCTGGAGGCTGCGAGATGATTTATCAATAAGCTCCATTAATATCTCTTCCACTGCAGCGTATTCCTGAGACAGCTTCTCAACCACACTCTTTGTCGATAACACCTCACCAGATGCCTTCTCATACTTTTCTTTCAGTTGTGCATAGGTCTGTTTCACTTTTTCTACTTTATATCCCCACTTGTACTTTTGATTGAAATGAACGTTCCAGAAACATTTACCAGGGCAAACCATGCAACATCCTGTATTCCCATCTATAGCTGTACACCCGCGCTTATCATCATCATTAGGGATTCCACAGGGATAGTGACACGTATAGTGACACCGCTGGCAGTTTGTTATGTAGTCACCTGTACTAGAGATGTTCTCCTGCACTGGCACTGTTTTCTCTACCTCATACTCAAAGTCTTTATTGGCCTCCATATCACCCCTGTGCTGTTCCAGAGCTTCCTGTGTCTTTCTCAGTTCTTCTAGCTTCACCAGACCAGCTTTGATTTGTGGCTGCAGCCCTTCCACAGCTGTCTCCAGCTCCTTCCGCTCTCTGAGAACTTCCTGCGTTAAAGTTAAACTCCTGGTTTCTAATTTAACTAAGGATTCAAAAAATGTCTTCATGCTCATGGCTCCCATTTTCCAGAACATTTCATCAAAATTAAAACTGCCCTCGTCAGCTCCAGCATTACAGGCAAAGAGTGTGGAGTTATTGAATTTGAAATGAACAGGGTTGCCCTTAGCATCTTTAGCACAAGGGACATCAGCTGTATTAATGGCCTGTAGAACAGGGGGCATCTGTCCATCTGCGAAGGTGATCAGGATTTGTATATTGTCTTTTATATCCTTCCCAAAGATAGAGAGCACTGAGTCAAACACGTACTTCTGGGCGTGTGTCAAACGAGCGAGTGAGGCCTGAACTACGACGCAGACGGCATCTATGTGATCAATGGCCCCTCGGGTGGAGAAAAACTCTCGAATCTGCCTTGTTATCTCTTTGTCTTGCTCTATCCCTCTGGTGTCGCCAAATCCTGGGGTGTCTATTATAGTCAAGGAATAGGGGACTTTGAAGCCCTCTGTGTAATGAACTTCATAGGCTGTCACTTCAGATGTCTGGCTCTCAGCTTGGCTTCTGTTTGTGGTCTCATGGATTAATTTGAATCTGAATTCATCTTTCCATTGCACACCCAGGACATAGTTGATCATCCCGTTGATGAGTGTAGTTTTCCCAGACCCAGTTGCTCCCAGCACCATAATGACTTTGTTAGGGATCTGCAGGTTCTCTTTTCCCAGTCTATATTTTAGATATATTGCATTAGAATGGAACACCACCTTCTCTATTGGAAGGGCATAAACTGAGGGCTGCCCTTTTTCTATCAGAGTGCTCTTCTTGAAGAAATCTTGTGCTAGTGTCTTTAATTCTTCTCCTGATGTTGAAATTGATACCTCCTCACCTGGGTGACTCACAGTCCCGTCTGCACACACAGCCGACACCCGGAATCTGTAGGGCGTCCGAGGCCTCAGTCCATCAATGATACAGAACTCGGTTCTCTtgtctgtcctttgttccagccATTTCTCTTTCCCCTCATGTCTTTCACCTTCAGCTTCCTCTTTATATTCCACCTTATACTCCCTTATAGTGACTCCATCTCCAATAACACTTGGACTCGCCCAGGTGAGGGCAATGGAAGATGATTCTACagtagctttttctgattttccagGAGGGCTGGTAGGAAGCATCTTCACAGGATCACTCACATCACTGCTCATGCTTAGCCCTGGTTTGCTCACT
This genomic interval carries:
- the LOC123363349 gene encoding uncharacterized protein LOC123363349, with translation MARSADTIEMPALGRPFQLGMLYDCRSDSLIPGITLWDLETLRNDVDAKPQCKTDYQIIASDTTDDKASALNVTASLKASFLFGLVKVSGSAEYLSNTKTSKHQARVSLQYSTTTQFKQLTMSHIGRQNVSYPDVFDQGTATHVVTAVLYGAQAFFVFDREVSSSENIQEIQGNLQLAIKKIPLVSIEGKGDLKMDDREKAQAEKFSCKFYGDFSLENNPATYQDAMKVYSTLPKLLGDNGEKAVPVRVWLYPLTKLDSTAAQLVREISLTLIFDIQTSLEQLTELDMRCNDAVKNPIATTFPEIKRKIQQFKDLCKQHRETFQKQLAGILPSIRGGGKEEGALVDILTYKNQSPFNTQQLNEFLDKKEREMNFVNSYLSALKDVEVVSSQNKLDEIVLDPMNEFVVAFMFTSLHEEEPYLSDLKLCLQTQFMKNTQDSASASSVSEKSKLWFEDKDRNKKARKSAKSISDFARVNKSNGKTRVIVASVPDEDNPGASIYLYENGDLVSTNYEPPSKPLSLLIDEVRHDHVQLTFKPAAFGREEISCYRVEYRMAGQENWTAVDTKDKQETFTVTGLRPNTEYQFRYAAVSKPGLSMSSDVSDPVKMLPTSPPGKSEKATVESSSIALTWASPSVIGDGVTIREYKVEYKEEAEGERHEGKEKWLEQRTDKRTEFCIIDGLRPRTPYRFRVSAVCADGTVSHPGEEVSISTSGEELKTLAQDFFKKSTLIEKGQPSVYALPIEKVVFHSNAIYLKYRLGKENLQIPNKVIMVLGATGSGKTTLINGMINYVLGVQWKDEFRFKLIHETTNRSQAESQTSEVTAYEVHYTEGFKVPYSLTIIDTPGFGDTRGIEQDKEITRQIREFFSTRGAIDHIDAVCVVVQASLARLTHAQKYVFDSVLSIFGKDIKDNIQILITFADGQMPPVLQAINTADVPCAKDAKGNPVHFKFNNSTLFACNAGADEGSFNFDEMFWKMGAMSMKTFFESLVKLETRSLTLTQEVLRERKELETAVEGLQPQIKAGLVKLEELRKTQEALEQHRGDMEANKDFEYEVEKTVPVQENISSTGDYITNCQRCHYTCHYPCGIPNDDDKRGCTAIDGNTGCCMVCPGKCFWNVHFNQKYKWGYKVEKVKQTYAQLKEKYEKASGEVLSTKSVVEKLSQEYAAVEEILMELIDKSSRSLQRLQAIALKPNPLSTPEYIDLLIMSEQQELKPGYQERIKSLREVREVAEIIRKIANKEALLPGEKDMYEKHKEKKSAFKILKEKLDICKGWFK